From Nicotiana tabacum cultivar K326 chromosome 20, ASM71507v2, whole genome shotgun sequence, one genomic window encodes:
- the LOC107778510 gene encoding uncharacterized protein LOC107778510 isoform X1, translating into MFNAVNSAVEMFKAFMVNQNERRDEIPPQSNRQSNSESSRVNEFLKLSPPVFHGSIADEDPMLWLEGVKKALRVMKAFDDEAVELAAYQLRDVASAWFEIWEKERDEDDGPPTWEEFEETFMANFIPEEDREAKATEFEQLKQGNKSVQEYYMEFIRLAKHAPHMVKTEKAKICRFVGSLAYHIKDTTSAAAVGMEAFSSVVGFAKNLEKYRQLRREEKELNKKARTTGRFNGTSSGGGRDSSNKESLAPTQFSHQSGGGSSFRRTQSNGNQSRQNQNFMTSSSHSQNHAEQHSHQQSLCRTCKRQHSGQCKLGFHGCYHCGDIGHIKANYPKLQRNLSGGPTRPSSSSATAVVPPQAHGSHNQIGHGVGGSADRVTQGGGQPRLFATLDRQSAEASAEVITGILLVCSHNAYAIMDPGSTFSYVTPYFAINLGLEPEQLSEPFLVSTPIGE; encoded by the coding sequence ATGTTCAATGCAGTCAACAGTGCTGTGGAGATGTTTAAGGCCTTTATGGTCAACCAGAATGAGAGAAGAGATGAGATTccacctcaatcaaatagacagagcaattctgagtcctcaagagtgaatgaatttttgaagttgagtCCTCCAGTGTTCCATGGTTCTATAGCTGATGAAGATCCGATGTTGTGGctggagggtgtcaagaaagccctccgagtgatgaaagcatttgatgatgaAGCTGTAGAGCTAGCTGCTTACCAGCTTAGAGATGTGGCCAGCGCTTGGtttgagatatgggaaaaggaaagagatgaagatgatggtccgcctacttgggaagaatttgaagagaccttcatggctaactttatcccagaagaggatagggaagctaaggctacagagttcgaacagctcaagcaagggaataaaagtgtgcaagagTACTACATGGAATTCATAAGGTTAGCTAAGCATGCTCCTCACATGGTTAAGACTGAAAAAGCAAAGATTTGCAGGTTTGTGGGCAGTTTAGCTTACCACATTAAGGATACGACATCAGCTGCAGCAGTAGGGATGGAAGCCTTCTCCTCTGTTGTGGGATTTGCCAAGAACTTAGAGAAATACAGACAActaaggagagaagaaaaagagcttAACAAGAAAGCCCGTACAACGGGCAGGTTTAATGGTACATCCAGCGGAGGTGGAAGGGATTCCTCTAATAAGGAGTCATTAGCACCAACTCAGTTCAGTCATCAGTCAGGTGGTGGGTCTTCCTTCAGACGTACTCAGAGTAATGGAAATCAGTCTCGCCAGAATCAGAATTTTATGACATCATCCTCACATAGCCAGAATCATGCTGAGCAACATTCACACCAGCAAAGTCTTTGTAGAACATGTAAGCGGCAACATTCAGGTCAGTGCAAGCTCGGGTTTCATGGTTGCTACCATTGTGGAGACATTGGTCATATAAAGGCCAACTACCCAAAGTTACAACGTAATCTCAGTGGTGGACCAACTCGTCCTTCTAGTTCCTCAGCTACTGCAGTTGTACCACCTCAGGCTCATGGTTCTCATAATCAGATCGGGCATGGAGTAGGCGGAAGTGCAGACCGAGTTACTCAGGGAGGGGGACAACCCCGTTTGTTTGCTACACTTGATCGTCAGAGTGCAGAGGCATCTGcagaagttattacaggtatacttttagtctgctcacataatgcttatgccataatggatccaggttcaacattttcatatgtgactccatactttgcaattaacctTGGACTAGAACCTGAACAACTTAGTGAGCCATTCCTAGTATCTACTCCAATTGGCGAGTAG
- the LOC107778510 gene encoding uncharacterized protein LOC107778510 isoform X2 has translation MFNAVNSAVEMFKAFMVNQNERRDEIPPQSNRQSNSESSRVNEFLKLSPPVFHGSIADEDPMLWLEGVKKALRVMKAFDDEAVELAAYQLRDVASAWFEIWEKERDEDDGPPTWEEFEETFMANFIPEEDREAKATEFEQLKQGNKSVQEYYMEFIRLAKHAPHMVKTEKAKICRFVGSLAYHIKDTTSAAAVGMEAFSSVVGFAKNLEKYRQLRREEKELNKKARTTGRFNGTSSGGGRDSSNKESLAPTQFSHQSGGGSSFRRTQSNGNQSRQNQNFMTSSSHSQNHAEQHSHQQSLCRTCKRQHSGQCKLGFHGCYHCGDIGHIKANYPKLQRNLSGGPTRPSSSSATAVVPPQAHGSHNQIGHGVGGSADRVTQGGGQPRLFATLDRQSAEASAEVITGTGFAGEQATS, from the coding sequence ATGTTCAATGCAGTCAACAGTGCTGTGGAGATGTTTAAGGCCTTTATGGTCAACCAGAATGAGAGAAGAGATGAGATTccacctcaatcaaatagacagagcaattctgagtcctcaagagtgaatgaatttttgaagttgagtCCTCCAGTGTTCCATGGTTCTATAGCTGATGAAGATCCGATGTTGTGGctggagggtgtcaagaaagccctccgagtgatgaaagcatttgatgatgaAGCTGTAGAGCTAGCTGCTTACCAGCTTAGAGATGTGGCCAGCGCTTGGtttgagatatgggaaaaggaaagagatgaagatgatggtccgcctacttgggaagaatttgaagagaccttcatggctaactttatcccagaagaggatagggaagctaaggctacagagttcgaacagctcaagcaagggaataaaagtgtgcaagagTACTACATGGAATTCATAAGGTTAGCTAAGCATGCTCCTCACATGGTTAAGACTGAAAAAGCAAAGATTTGCAGGTTTGTGGGCAGTTTAGCTTACCACATTAAGGATACGACATCAGCTGCAGCAGTAGGGATGGAAGCCTTCTCCTCTGTTGTGGGATTTGCCAAGAACTTAGAGAAATACAGACAActaaggagagaagaaaaagagcttAACAAGAAAGCCCGTACAACGGGCAGGTTTAATGGTACATCCAGCGGAGGTGGAAGGGATTCCTCTAATAAGGAGTCATTAGCACCAACTCAGTTCAGTCATCAGTCAGGTGGTGGGTCTTCCTTCAGACGTACTCAGAGTAATGGAAATCAGTCTCGCCAGAATCAGAATTTTATGACATCATCCTCACATAGCCAGAATCATGCTGAGCAACATTCACACCAGCAAAGTCTTTGTAGAACATGTAAGCGGCAACATTCAGGTCAGTGCAAGCTCGGGTTTCATGGTTGCTACCATTGTGGAGACATTGGTCATATAAAGGCCAACTACCCAAAGTTACAACGTAATCTCAGTGGTGGACCAACTCGTCCTTCTAGTTCCTCAGCTACTGCAGTTGTACCACCTCAGGCTCATGGTTCTCATAATCAGATCGGGCATGGAGTAGGCGGAAGTGCAGACCGAGTTACTCAGGGAGGGGGACAACCCCGTTTGTTTGCTACACTTGATCGTCAGAGTGCAGAGGCATCTGcagaagttattacag